A part of Pararhizobium sp. A13 genomic DNA contains:
- the iolC gene encoding 5-dehydro-2-deoxygluconokinase has translation MQADKPLDLITIGRASVDLYGQQIGTRLEDVASFAKSVGGCPTNISVGTARLGLKSALLTRVGKEQMGRFIREQLEREGVETKGIVTDPERLTALAILSVESDHSFPLLFYRDNCADNALCEDDVAEDFIRSARAILVTGTHFSKPHTDAAQRKAIRIAKESGAKVVFDIDYRPNLWGLAGHDAGDNRYIASEKVSAHLKTVLADCDLIVGTEEEVLIASGDSDLLAALKTIRANSKATIVLKRGPMGCIVYDGPISDNLEDGIVGKGFPIEVYNVLGAGDAFMSGFLRGWLKGEPHATSATWANACGAFAVSRLLCAPEIPTWTELQFFLENGSKEKALRKDEAINHVHWATTRRREIPQLMALAIDHRSQLEDLADGNPDLLARIPAFKVLAVKAAERIANGRPGFGMLIDDKYGREALFAAAKNKDFWIAKPIELPGSRPLQFEFSQDLGSRLIDWPVDHCIKVLSFYHPDDPAEMKAAQIAKLRSAFEAARKVGREILIEIIAGKHGTLDDQTIPRALNELYDAGLKPDWWKLEPQASRAAWAAIDAVIEKRDPLCRGVVLLGLEAPYDVLKEGFAAARTSKTVKGFAVGRTIFADASKAWLAGEMTDEQAIADMAGKFEALVNLWLGLAETKAA, from the coding sequence ATGCAGGCAGACAAGCCGCTTGACCTCATCACCATCGGCCGGGCCTCGGTCGATCTTTACGGCCAGCAGATCGGAACGCGGCTGGAGGACGTCGCCAGTTTCGCCAAGTCCGTCGGCGGCTGCCCCACCAATATCTCCGTCGGTACGGCGCGTCTCGGTCTGAAATCGGCGCTGCTGACCCGTGTCGGCAAAGAGCAGATGGGCCGCTTCATCCGCGAGCAGCTCGAGCGCGAAGGCGTGGAAACCAAGGGCATTGTGACCGATCCCGAACGGCTGACCGCGCTCGCCATTCTCTCCGTTGAAAGCGATCATTCCTTCCCGCTGCTGTTCTACCGCGACAATTGCGCCGACAATGCGCTGTGCGAAGACGATGTGGCCGAAGATTTCATCCGCTCCGCCCGTGCCATCCTGGTCACCGGCACGCATTTCTCCAAGCCGCACACCGATGCCGCCCAACGCAAGGCGATCCGTATTGCCAAGGAAAGCGGCGCCAAGGTCGTCTTCGATATCGACTATCGCCCGAATCTCTGGGGCCTTGCCGGCCATGACGCGGGCGACAACCGCTATATCGCCTCGGAAAAGGTCTCGGCTCACCTGAAGACGGTGCTGGCCGATTGCGACCTGATCGTCGGCACCGAGGAGGAAGTGCTTATCGCATCGGGTGACAGCGACCTGCTTGCGGCGCTCAAGACCATCCGCGCCAATTCCAAGGCGACGATCGTGCTGAAGCGCGGGCCGATGGGCTGCATCGTCTACGATGGTCCGATTTCGGATAATCTCGAAGACGGTATCGTCGGCAAGGGCTTCCCGATCGAGGTCTACAACGTTCTCGGCGCCGGCGACGCCTTCATGTCCGGCTTCCTGCGCGGTTGGCTGAAAGGCGAACCGCATGCCACCTCGGCCACATGGGCCAATGCCTGCGGCGCCTTTGCTGTCTCGCGTCTGCTCTGCGCACCGGAAATTCCGACCTGGACCGAGCTGCAGTTTTTTCTCGAAAACGGCAGCAAGGAAAAGGCGCTGCGCAAGGACGAGGCGATCAACCACGTCCATTGGGCAACAACCCGCCGCCGCGAGATCCCGCAGCTGATGGCGCTCGCCATTGACCACCGCAGCCAACTCGAGGATCTTGCCGATGGCAATCCTGATCTGCTGGCCCGCATCCCGGCCTTCAAGGTGCTGGCCGTCAAGGCGGCCGAGCGTATCGCCAACGGCCGCCCCGGCTTCGGCATGCTCATCGATGACAAATACGGCCGCGAGGCCCTGTTTGCCGCCGCCAAGAACAAGGATTTCTGGATCGCCAAGCCGATCGAGCTTCCGGGTTCGCGGCCGCTGCAGTTCGAGTTCAGTCAGGACCTCGGTAGCCGGCTCATCGATTGGCCGGTCGATCACTGCATCAAGGTCTTGAGCTTCTACCATCCGGACGATCCGGCCGAGATGAAGGCCGCCCAGATCGCCAAGCTGCGTTCCGCCTTCGAGGCAGCGCGGAAAGTCGGCCGCGAAATCCTGATCGAGATCATCGCCGGCAAGCACGGTACACTCGACGACCAGACCATTCCCCGCGCCCTCAATGAGCTTTATGATGCCGGCCTGAAGCCCGACTGGTGGAAGCTGGAGCCGCAGGCAAGCCGCGCCGCCTGGGCCGCCATCGATGCGGTCATCGAAAAGCGCGATCCCCTCTGCCGCGGCGTCGTTCTACTCGGACTGGAGGCGCCGTATGATGTGCTCAAGGAAGGTTTTGCCGCTGCGCGCACCTCCAAGACGGTCAAGGGCTTTGCCGTTGGCCGCACGATCTTTGCCGATGCCAGCAAGGCGTGGCTCGCAGGCGAGATGACCGACGAGCAGGCGATCGCCGACATGGCGGGCAAGTTCGAGGCTCTGGTCAATCTGTGGCTCGGCTTGGCGGAGACGAAAGCGGCTTGA
- the iolD gene encoding 3D-(3,5/4)-trihydroxycyclohexane-1,2-dione acylhydrolase (decyclizing), giving the protein MSLKTVRLTMAQAVARFLTRQMTVIDGEKLPIFGGVFAIFGHGNVAGIGEALYGIKDTLPTYRAQNEQGMANAAIAFAKASFRRRFMACTTSIGPGALNMVTSAALAHVNRLPVLFLPGDVFANRRPDPVLQQIEDFGDGTMTVNDCFRPVSRYFDRITRPEQIIPALRRAMQVLTDPADCGPVTLALCQDVQAEAYDYPENFFDEKVWTTRRLHPDADELAHAITALKAAKKPVIIAGGGVLYSEAAKALATFAETHGIPVVETQSGKSSLPHSHPLNMGSVGVTGTSASNQLAEEADVVLAVGSRLQDFTTGSWSLFKNDDLKIIGLNVQAFDAAKHEGLPLVSDARVGLEALSAGLGSQKADGAWTKKATAGKAEWLKAADKAMEATNATLPSDAQVIGAVQRARTENTTLVCAAGGLPGELHKLWQADSPGSYHMEYGFSTMGYEVAGGLGVKLAKPNSDVIVMVGDGSYMMLNSEIASSIMLGAKITIVLLDNAGYGCINRLQMATGGANFNNLLRDTHHVTLPAIDFAAHAAAMGAVTRKVSSIAELEIALKETAGADRTTVIVIDTDPLITTDEGGHWWDVAVPEVSERAKVNEARKGYEKALAAQRIG; this is encoded by the coding sequence ATGAGCCTGAAAACAGTCCGCCTGACCATGGCGCAAGCCGTGGCGCGGTTCCTGACGCGGCAGATGACCGTGATCGATGGCGAAAAACTGCCGATCTTCGGCGGTGTCTTTGCCATTTTCGGTCACGGTAACGTCGCGGGCATCGGCGAGGCGCTATACGGCATCAAGGACACGTTGCCGACGTATCGCGCCCAGAACGAGCAGGGCATGGCGAATGCAGCGATCGCCTTTGCCAAGGCAAGCTTCCGCCGGCGCTTCATGGCGTGCACGACGTCGATCGGCCCCGGTGCGCTGAACATGGTGACTTCCGCGGCGCTCGCGCACGTCAACCGCTTGCCCGTTCTTTTCCTTCCCGGCGACGTCTTCGCCAATCGCCGCCCCGATCCGGTTCTGCAGCAGATCGAGGATTTCGGCGACGGCACCATGACTGTGAACGACTGCTTCCGTCCCGTCTCGCGCTATTTCGATCGCATCACCCGTCCGGAACAGATCATCCCGGCGCTGCGCCGCGCCATGCAGGTGTTGACCGACCCCGCCGATTGCGGCCCGGTGACGCTGGCGCTCTGCCAGGATGTGCAGGCGGAAGCCTATGATTATCCGGAGAACTTCTTCGACGAGAAGGTCTGGACGACCCGGCGCCTCCACCCCGATGCCGATGAACTGGCCCATGCGATCACGGCGCTGAAGGCGGCCAAAAAGCCGGTGATCATCGCCGGCGGCGGCGTGCTCTATTCGGAAGCCGCCAAAGCGCTCGCAACGTTCGCCGAGACGCACGGTATCCCCGTCGTCGAAACCCAGTCTGGCAAGTCCTCGCTGCCACATAGCCATCCGCTCAACATGGGTTCGGTCGGCGTCACGGGTACCTCGGCCTCCAACCAGCTTGCCGAAGAGGCCGATGTTGTTCTCGCGGTCGGTTCGCGCCTCCAGGATTTCACCACCGGCTCCTGGTCGCTGTTCAAAAATGACGATCTGAAGATCATCGGCCTTAACGTACAGGCCTTCGACGCCGCCAAGCATGAGGGCCTGCCGCTGGTATCCGACGCCCGCGTCGGGCTGGAGGCGTTGAGCGCCGGGCTTGGTTCGCAAAAGGCCGATGGGGCCTGGACGAAGAAGGCGACCGCCGGCAAGGCCGAGTGGCTGAAGGCAGCGGACAAGGCAATGGAGGCCACCAACGCTACACTGCCGTCCGATGCGCAGGTGATCGGTGCCGTCCAGCGCGCCCGAACGGAGAATACCACGCTCGTTTGCGCCGCCGGCGGTCTGCCGGGCGAGTTGCACAAGCTCTGGCAGGCGGATTCCCCCGGCAGCTATCACATGGAATACGGTTTTTCGACCATGGGTTATGAAGTCGCCGGCGGTCTCGGCGTCAAGCTCGCCAAACCGAATAGCGACGTCATCGTCATGGTCGGCGACGGCAGTTACATGATGCTGAATTCAGAAATCGCCTCCTCGATCATGCTCGGTGCCAAGATCACCATCGTGCTGCTCGACAATGCCGGCTATGGCTGCATCAACCGACTGCAGATGGCCACCGGCGGCGCGAACTTCAACAATCTGTTGAGGGACACGCATCACGTCACGCTGCCAGCCATCGATTTTGCCGCCCACGCGGCTGCCATGGGCGCTGTGACGCGCAAGGTTTCGTCGATCGCCGAGCTGGAAATCGCGCTGAAGGAAACCGCCGGCGCAGATCGCACGACGGTTATCGTTATCGACACAGACCCGCTCATCACCACGGATGAGGGCGGTCACTGGTGGGATGTCGCGGTGCCGGAAGTTTCCGAGCGCGCGAAGGTCAACGAGGCCCGCAAGGGCTACGAGAAAGCGCTTGCCGCACAGCGCATCGGTTAA
- the iolE gene encoding myo-inosose-2 dehydratase: MKAKLGMSPIAWWNDDLPELSDDVSLEECLRQSRSAGFTGMEQGRRFPNNPNEMLPILRAADVTLCGGWFSGTLVNEDLSANKDRIAPMIELFKAVNAPCIVYGEVGRSIQGDRSKPLATKPRLGDDEMKVYARRVTEFGEWCAEQGMPLSYHHHMAAVVETEPELDAFMKNSGEGIPLLLDAGHLAFAGGNVLRAIDNHHARINHVHVKDIRQAVIDGLDRSKQSFLDAVALGAFTVPGDGSLDFGAIVKRFADYGYEGWFVVEAEQDPRKSPPQKMAEIGYAELMRVMTAAGYTVETEGFPKG, encoded by the coding sequence ATGAAAGCCAAACTCGGCATGTCGCCCATCGCTTGGTGGAACGACGACCTTCCCGAACTCAGCGATGACGTGTCGCTCGAAGAATGCCTGCGCCAGTCGCGCAGTGCGGGCTTCACTGGCATGGAGCAAGGTCGCCGCTTTCCGAACAATCCCAACGAAATGCTGCCGATCCTGCGCGCGGCCGACGTGACGCTCTGCGGCGGCTGGTTCTCCGGCACGCTAGTCAATGAGGATCTCTCGGCCAACAAGGACCGCATCGCGCCGATGATCGAACTGTTCAAGGCCGTTAATGCGCCCTGCATCGTCTATGGCGAAGTCGGCCGTTCGATTCAGGGCGACCGCTCCAAGCCGCTCGCCACCAAGCCGCGCCTTGGCGATGATGAGATGAAGGTCTATGCACGCCGCGTCACCGAATTCGGCGAATGGTGCGCCGAACAGGGCATGCCCCTTTCCTACCATCACCACATGGCGGCTGTCGTGGAAACCGAGCCGGAACTCGACGCATTCATGAAGAATTCGGGCGAAGGCATTCCGCTGCTGCTGGACGCCGGCCATCTGGCTTTCGCTGGCGGTAACGTGCTGCGTGCCATCGACAATCACCATGCCCGTATCAACCATGTGCATGTGAAGGACATCCGTCAGGCGGTAATCGACGGTCTGGATCGCAGCAAGCAATCTTTCCTTGACGCCGTGGCGCTCGGGGCCTTTACCGTACCGGGCGACGGCTCGCTCGATTTCGGCGCCATCGTCAAGCGTTTCGCCGACTATGGCTATGAAGGCTGGTTCGTGGTCGAGGCCGAGCAGGATCCGCGCAAGTCGCCGCCGCAGAAGATGGCGGAGATCGGCTATGCCGAACTGATGCGCGTCATGACCGCTGCAGGCTATACAGTGGAAACGGAAGGTTTCCCCAAGGGTTGA
- the iolB gene encoding 5-deoxy-glucuronate isomerase, which translates to MPNLLVKPNGTSGLVHDITPESAGWTYVGFGLHRLAAGEKTAGESAERETCLVLVAGKAKISVDGKDFGELGERMTPFDGQPYAVYVPKGSRWQATATSALDLAVCSAPGGDGYKTQVIRPGTHPQMTRGKATNTRYVTNIMPEDDNAAHSLLVVEVITPGGHTSSYPPHKHDEDNLPAESFLEETYYHRLNPAQGFAMQRVYTDDRSLDEAMAVEDGDVTLVPKGYHPVAAIHGYDLYYLNVMAGPSRIWKFNNAKEHAWLFTGV; encoded by the coding sequence ATGCCAAATCTTCTCGTCAAGCCAAACGGCACCTCCGGCCTCGTCCACGACATCACGCCCGAATCCGCCGGCTGGACCTATGTCGGCTTCGGGCTCCATCGGCTTGCCGCTGGCGAGAAGACGGCTGGCGAAAGCGCCGAGCGCGAGACCTGCCTCGTGCTCGTCGCCGGCAAGGCGAAAATCTCCGTCGACGGCAAGGATTTCGGCGAACTCGGCGAGCGCATGACGCCGTTCGATGGACAGCCCTATGCGGTCTATGTACCGAAGGGCAGCCGCTGGCAGGCGACGGCGACGTCGGCTCTTGATCTGGCGGTGTGCTCGGCACCTGGCGGCGACGGCTACAAGACGCAGGTGATCCGTCCGGGAACGCACCCTCAGATGACGCGCGGCAAGGCGACGAATACGCGCTATGTAACCAACATCATGCCGGAGGACGACAATGCGGCCCATTCGCTGCTCGTCGTCGAGGTCATCACGCCCGGCGGCCATACTTCGTCCTATCCGCCGCACAAGCATGACGAGGACAACCTGCCGGCCGAAAGTTTCCTGGAGGAAACCTACTATCATCGCCTGAATCCGGCTCAAGGTTTCGCCATGCAGCGCGTCTATACCGACGACCGCTCGCTGGACGAGGCCATGGCCGTCGAGGATGGAGACGTGACGCTGGTACCGAAGGGCTATCATCCGGTCGCGGCGATCCATGGCTATGATCTCTATTACCTCAACGTCATGGCCGGCCCGTCGCGGATCTGGAAATTCAACAACGCCAAGGAACATGCCTGGCTGTTCACCGGCGTCTGA
- a CDS encoding GFA family protein, whose translation MHIDGNCHCGAIRYEAEIDPDEVGICHCTDCQQLTGSVYRVTVSVPKNSFRITAGEPKTYVKTGDNGRTRFQMFCGNCGSPIYTTGTDEDAEEIGIRWGNIRQRSELAPRHQIWCSSAANWFGERDALPGRERD comes from the coding sequence ATGCATATCGACGGGAACTGCCATTGCGGCGCGATCAGGTATGAGGCGGAGATCGACCCCGACGAGGTCGGCATCTGCCATTGCACGGACTGCCAGCAGCTGACCGGCTCGGTCTATCGCGTCACTGTCTCCGTGCCGAAGAATAGTTTTCGGATCACGGCCGGTGAGCCGAAGACCTACGTCAAGACCGGCGACAACGGCCGGACGCGCTTCCAGATGTTCTGCGGCAATTGCGGCTCGCCGATCTATACGACCGGCACGGACGAGGATGCCGAAGAAATCGGCATCCGCTGGGGCAATATCCGCCAACGGAGCGAACTTGCGCCCAGGCATCAGATCTGGTGTTCTTCGGCGGCGAACTGGTTCGGCGAGCGCGATGCTCTGCCCGGCCGGGAGCGGGATTGA
- a CDS encoding AraC family transcriptional regulator — translation MKTGQFRIKRCAIEGVEAVEADTAHSFGRHTHDQFGIGVIMRGAQRSASGRGPVEAGPGDMITVNPGEVHDGYPIGDSGRSWQMLYLDPGLIADAVLDIAEARAEDFVFSRPVMSDRSAVEGFVSVYAAMTQTRETLAGESGLLQLIASLMERHPQIRIVPPSVSRAKARIDDDPAAEVTLADLAAASGLSRFQVIRAFAQATGMTPHAYLVQRRIGIVRRMIAKGTPLADAAFAGGFADQSHMTRTFVRAYGVTPGAYALAFG, via the coding sequence ATGAAGACCGGTCAGTTCCGGATCAAGCGATGCGCGATCGAAGGCGTGGAGGCCGTTGAGGCCGACACGGCACACAGTTTCGGCCGGCATACGCACGACCAGTTCGGCATCGGCGTCATCATGCGCGGCGCGCAGAGATCAGCCAGCGGGCGAGGGCCGGTCGAGGCAGGGCCGGGCGACATGATCACGGTTAATCCGGGCGAAGTCCATGACGGGTACCCGATCGGCGACTCGGGGCGCTCCTGGCAAATGCTCTATTTGGATCCCGGCCTGATTGCCGATGCAGTGCTCGACATCGCCGAGGCGCGGGCGGAGGATTTTGTGTTTTCGCGGCCCGTGATGAGCGACCGCAGCGCCGTCGAAGGGTTTGTGTCAGTCTATGCGGCGATGACGCAGACGCGGGAAACGCTGGCGGGCGAAAGCGGCCTTCTCCAACTGATCGCATCCCTGATGGAGCGCCACCCGCAAATCCGCATTGTGCCACCGTCCGTCAGCCGCGCGAAGGCTCGGATCGATGACGACCCGGCGGCCGAGGTAACCTTGGCAGATCTTGCCGCGGCGAGCGGGCTCAGCCGGTTTCAAGTGATACGCGCCTTCGCCCAGGCGACCGGAATGACGCCACATGCCTACCTCGTCCAGCGTCGTATCGGCATCGTTCGCCGGATGATCGCCAAGGGGACGCCTCTCGCCGATGCCGCCTTTGCCGGCGGGTTCGCCGATCAAAGCCATATGACGCGAACCTTCGTGCGCGCCTACGGCGTGACGCCCGGCGCCTACGCGCTGGCCTTTGGCTGA
- a CDS encoding LysE family translocator, giving the protein MTLEYLLTSIIVILLPGTGVLYTLAMGLNAGTRASILAALGCTLGILPHIAASIAGLAALLHASALAFQVIKYLGVAYLLYMAWSVLKDSETLRIAERDSQVPALRVITTGFLLNILNPKLSLFFLAFLPQFVHNGTPSPTLFMLWLAAVFMALTFIVFVVYGVFASAARRHVIARPGVTTWLRRGFAGAFGVMGLRLAFSAQ; this is encoded by the coding sequence GTGACCCTCGAATATCTGCTGACATCCATCATCGTCATCCTGCTGCCTGGCACCGGCGTGCTCTACACGCTGGCAATGGGGCTGAACGCCGGCACCCGCGCCAGCATCCTTGCCGCCCTCGGCTGCACGCTCGGCATCCTGCCGCATATTGCCGCCAGTATCGCGGGCCTGGCGGCCCTCCTGCACGCCAGCGCGCTTGCCTTCCAGGTCATCAAATATCTCGGCGTCGCCTATCTGCTCTACATGGCCTGGAGTGTTCTGAAGGACAGCGAGACACTGCGCATCGCCGAGCGGGACAGCCAGGTCCCTGCACTGCGGGTGATCACCACCGGCTTTCTCCTTAATATCCTCAATCCGAAACTGTCGCTGTTCTTCCTCGCCTTCCTGCCGCAATTCGTGCACAACGGCACGCCTTCGCCGACGCTCTTCATGCTCTGGCTTGCCGCCGTCTTCATGGCGCTGACCTTCATCGTCTTCGTGGTCTATGGCGTCTTCGCCTCGGCTGCGCGGCGCCATGTCATCGCAAGGCCGGGCGTGACAACGTGGCTTCGGCGCGGTTTTGCCGGTGCCTTCGGCGTCATGGGTTTGCGGCTCGCCTTCTCCGCGCAATGA
- a CDS encoding HAD family hydrolase — MSSASSPVFGKKYSAFLFDMDGTLLSSIEAAERVWGRWAESHGLDVATFLPTMHGKRGVDTIRQLGLPGVDPEAESAIICQGEIEDVEGVRPLPGAIEFLKSLPPERWAIVTSSPRELAKVRIAAAGLPEPRFIVIAEDVSRGKPSPECYLLGAKRVGFDAKDCLVFEDVAAGVIAGESAGSDVMVITATHTHPFETSHPKIPGYIGIEVSVDENGDLTLIDRR; from the coding sequence TTGTCTTCCGCGTCATCGCCGGTGTTCGGCAAGAAATATTCCGCTTTCCTGTTCGACATGGACGGAACGCTGCTGAGTTCCATCGAAGCAGCGGAGCGCGTGTGGGGGCGCTGGGCGGAGAGCCATGGCCTCGATGTCGCGACCTTCCTGCCGACCATGCATGGCAAGCGCGGCGTCGACACCATCCGTCAATTGGGCCTGCCCGGGGTCGATCCGGAGGCGGAATCGGCGATCATCTGCCAGGGCGAGATCGAGGACGTCGAGGGCGTTAGACCGCTCCCCGGCGCGATCGAATTCCTGAAGAGTCTGCCGCCGGAGCGCTGGGCGATCGTTACGTCCTCGCCGCGCGAACTCGCCAAGGTCCGCATTGCCGCCGCCGGCCTGCCGGAGCCGCGCTTCATCGTCATCGCCGAGGATGTCTCGCGCGGCAAGCCGAGCCCGGAATGCTACCTGCTCGGCGCCAAGCGCGTCGGCTTCGATGCCAAGGATTGCCTGGTGTTCGAGGATGTCGCGGCCGGTGTCATTGCGGGAGAATCGGCGGGTTCGGACGTGATGGTCATCACCGCCACGCATACGCATCCGTTCGAGACCTCGCATCCGAAAATCCCCGGCTATATCGGCATCGAGGTTTCGGTCGATGAAAACGGCGATCTCACGCTGATCGACCGCCGGTAG
- a CDS encoding DUF1326 domain-containing protein: MTGVRWKLQGREFIHCNCAYGCPCQFNALPTQGKCHAIGVIEVEDGFHGETRLDGLRVGMIVSWPGPIHEGHGACVPIIDERASPAQREALLRIMSGLDTEPGATFFAVFATTYDTVYEPVFTRIDFDLDMDGRTAKVDIPGWIEARGEPIRNPVTGDEHRARINLPQGFEYDICEAGRGWAETKGPIALSTKDSHAHFARLHMTESGVVH, translated from the coding sequence ATGACCGGCGTCAGATGGAAGCTTCAGGGGCGCGAGTTCATCCACTGCAACTGCGCGTATGGTTGCCCTTGCCAATTCAATGCACTCCCCACCCAGGGCAAATGCCACGCCATCGGCGTCATCGAAGTCGAGGACGGCTTCCATGGCGAAACGCGGCTCGACGGCTTGCGTGTCGGCATGATCGTGTCATGGCCGGGGCCTATCCATGAGGGGCATGGCGCCTGTGTGCCGATCATCGACGAGCGCGCTTCGCCGGCGCAGCGCGAAGCCTTGCTGCGCATCATGAGCGGGCTCGACACCGAGCCGGGCGCGACCTTCTTCGCCGTGTTCGCCACGACATACGATACGGTGTATGAGCCGGTCTTCACGCGGATCGATTTCGATCTGGACATGGACGGGCGCACGGCCAAGGTGGACATTCCAGGCTGGATCGAAGCGCGCGGCGAACCGATCCGCAATCCCGTCACCGGCGACGAACACCGGGCCCGCATCAACCTGCCGCAGGGTTTCGAATACGACATATGCGAGGCCGGGCGTGGATGGGCCGAGACGAAAGGGCCGATTGCTCTATCCACCAAGGATTCGCACGCCCATTTTGCCCGCCTGCACATGACCGAAAGCGGCGTCGTTCACTAG
- a CDS encoding DUF2182 domain-containing protein, translating to MPGTTLDALLKRDRIIIIASLAAMTLLAWAYLLSLSDTMAAGEEPMRSMDGMPGTDMPGMPEAMLAPHVWSPGEALLVFAMWSVMMVGMMLPSAAPMILLYARVGRHAASQGAPFAATGVFGSGYAAAWFVFSLVATAGQWRLERGLLLTPMLESASGLFSGMLLLFAGLYQWTPLKHACLSKCRAPLAFIQSEGGFRREPWGAFRMGLRHGLYCVGCCWPLMALLFVGGVMNILWIAGLAIFVLAEKVMPGGQRLSQAAGAILVAVGSWLIVRGLF from the coding sequence ATGCCTGGAACCACGCTCGACGCCCTGCTGAAGCGGGACCGGATCATCATAATCGCCAGCCTAGCCGCCATGACCCTGCTTGCTTGGGCCTATCTGCTTTCGCTCAGCGACACGATGGCGGCAGGTGAAGAGCCGATGCGATCCATGGATGGCATGCCCGGGACGGATATGCCCGGCATGCCCGAGGCCATGCTGGCGCCGCATGTGTGGAGCCCCGGCGAGGCATTGCTTGTTTTTGCGATGTGGTCGGTGATGATGGTCGGCATGATGCTTCCGTCGGCCGCGCCGATGATCCTGCTCTACGCGCGTGTTGGCCGGCACGCCGCAAGCCAGGGCGCGCCCTTCGCGGCCACCGGCGTCTTCGGCAGCGGCTATGCCGCGGCCTGGTTCGTGTTCTCGCTTGTGGCAACTGCCGGACAATGGCGGCTCGAACGCGGCCTGCTGCTGACGCCGATGCTGGAGAGCGCGAGCGGCCTGTTCAGCGGGATGCTGCTCCTCTTCGCCGGCCTCTATCAGTGGACGCCGCTCAAGCATGCCTGTCTCAGCAAGTGCCGTGCGCCCCTCGCTTTCATCCAGAGCGAGGGGGGATTTCGCCGCGAGCCGTGGGGTGCCTTCAGGATGGGGCTGCGTCACGGCCTTTATTGCGTCGGCTGCTGCTGGCCGCTCATGGCGCTTCTGTTCGTCGGCGGGGTGATGAACATCCTCTGGATCGCCGGGCTCGCGATCTTCGTGCTTGCCGAAAAAGTCATGCCCGGTGGGCAGCGGCTCTCGCAAGCCGCCGGCGCCATCCTCGTCGCAGTGGGCTCATGGCTCATTGTCCGTGGCCTCTTCTGA